A stretch of DNA from Desulfosarcina ovata subsp. ovata:
CTATTGCCAGTTTAACCGATCTATTGGGGGAATGTCGAACATCCGGTGATCTGTCAACATCTTTTGCACCATGGAAAGCCATCCACGACCTTGCCATGTGACGGAAGGCAAATACCCCTGCGGTCTAGTCGAGAAATGAGAAATGGATCCAGTTTCATACCAGAAGCGTGACGAGGCAACCATCAAAGGACAAATTGTGTCTGTACGCGGCAACGTGGTGGATCTTGAATTCCCGGAATCTCTGCCCCCTATTCATGCACTGATCCGCTCGGGTGAGGACGGCGGGATTTGCATCGAAACCACTGTCCACATCAACGAACGGCATGTGCGCGGCATCGCTTTGAACACCACCGCCGGACTTTATCGCGGCCAGCCGGTCTGGACCGACGGAAGCCCGCTCATGGTACCGGTGGGCGAAAAGCTTTTGGGGCGTATGTTTAACGTCTTCGGACAACCCATCGACGGTGAGGCGGCACCGCCCGGGCTCGACCACCGTTCGGTGCACCAGGCGCCCATCGAACTGGCCCGGCGGGTGACCTCCCAAGAGGTGTTTTTTACCGGAATCAAGGCCATCGACCTGCTGGTTCCCCTGGAACGGGGGGGAAAGGCGGGCCTTTTCGGCGGGGCCGGTGTGGGCAAGACGGTGGTGATCACCGAACTGATCCATAATGTGGTTGGCAAGCACAAGGGGATGAGCATTTTCTGCGGCATCGGCGAGCGCTGCCGGGAGGGTGAGGAATTACACCGGGAGATGGCCGCCGCCGGCGTACTGCCCAATACGGTGATGGTCTTCGGGCAGATGAACGAACCCCCGGGCGCCCGTTTCCGGGTGGGGCACACGGCCCTGACCATGGCCGAATATTTTCGCGACGATCTTGGCCGCGATGTGCTGCTGCTGATCGACAATATCTTCCGTTTCATCCAGGCCGGATCGGAATTGTCCGGGCTATTGGGCCGGCTGCCCTCGCGCATGGGCTACCAGCCGACCATGGCTACTGAACTGGCCGAACTGGAAGAGCGCATCGCAAGTACCAGCCAGGCGGCGATTACTTCCATCCAGGCGGTCTACGTACCGGCCGACGATCTCACCGATCCATCGGCGGTCCACACGTTCAGCCATCTCTCCGCCTCCATCGTGCTCTCGCGCAAGCGGGCCAGCGAGGGATTCTATCCGGCCATCGACCTTTTGCAATCCCGCTCGATCATGCTGCAACCCCGCATCCTGGGCGAGCGCCACTACCGGGTGGCCAGCGAGGTACGCCGTACCCTGGCGACCTACGAGGAGCTCAAGGACATCATCGCCATGCTGGGAATCGAGGAGTTGTCCCGGGAGGACCGGCGGACCGTTCACCGGGCACGGCGCCTGGAGCGATTCCTGACCCAGCCTTTTTTTACCACCACCCAGTTCACCGGCCTGGCGGGCAAGCTGGTGGAGGTCGAGGAAACCATCGACGGATGCGAGCGGATCCTCAACGACGAATTTTCCGAGCATCCCGAAAGCGCCCTGTACATGATCGGAGGCATCGGGGAGGTGACACGGTGAAACTCACGGTCTTCCAGCCGGAAACGGTGTGCCTGGACGAATCGGTGACCAAGGTCGTGGCCCAGGGACCGGAGGGGGCCTTCGGGCTCCGCCCCCGGCACCTGGACATGGCTGCCGCCCTGTCACCCGGCATCCTGGCCTACTGGACCCCGGATGGCGCCGAACATTTTCTGGCCGTCAACGGCGGCATCCTGGTCAAACAGGGGGAGACGGTGCAGGTGGCCACGCATATGGCGGTTCCAGGCGAGCTCGGCGCCATCCAGGCGGCGGTACGGCGCTTTGTCACCGACATGGATGACCGCGAACGGCAGACCCGGGCGGTGGTAGCCCGCCTGGAGGCCGACTTTATCCGGCGGTTCGTGGAGTTTGGAAAAAATGCCTGACAACCTGTCAAAACATCGGAAAACGTTTCCAGATGCGGTAGACAACGTCGAAAAGCGGAAACTGTGGGCTCGTGAGAAAAAAAAGGACCCCATCTGGTTCGGCCTGGGAATGTTCGGTGTGGTGGGGTGGGCCGTGGCGATTCCCACGGTGCTGTGCATTTTCCTGGGGGTGTGGATCGATCTGCGCTGGCCCGGTCCTTACAGCTGGACGCTCATGCTGCTGGTTGCCGGCGTGGCATTGGGATGTCTCAACGCCGGTTTCTGGGTGAAGCGGGAAAAGCACTCTATCGATCGGGAGAGGGAAGAACCATGAAAGTCGATGGCACAATGTGGGGGCTGGCGTTCTTGTGGGGAGCCTTTCTTGGTCTGCTCTATTTCGGCGGGTTGTGGCTGACCGTAAAGACGGCGCTCGACAAACGACGGCCGGGACGTTGGCTGGCGATCAGTGCCATCGTCCGCCTGGCCACGGTCCTGTCCGGCTTCTGGATCGTACTGCGGATGGATCCGGCAGCCTTTTTCTTTACCCTGGCCGGGTTTTTCCTGGTCCGTATCGCTCTGACCCGTATACTGGGCCCTGAAAGCAAAGGTCCTCATCATGCAACTCACCCCTGACGATCACATCTGGTGGCAGTTTGGCCTGCTAAAGGTCAATAGCACCATTTTGTTCACCTGGGCCGTGATGGTGCTCCTCACCGCCGGTTCCTGGCTGATCAGCCGGCGCCTGCAAACCGGTGCCCGGATGTCACGGATGCAGCATGTTCTTGAAGTGGTGGTCCACGTTATCGAACAGCAGTTGAACGAAATTACTTCCCGCCGGCCCAAAGGTCTGTTGCCGTTTTTGGGAACCTTGTTTCTCTTTATCGCCGTATGTAACTTTTTGGCCGTGGTTCCCGGGTTCGAGCCACCGACGGGCTCCCTCTCCACCACGACGGGACTGGCAATCTGCGTCTTTTTTGCGGTTCCCATATACGGCATCGGGGTCATCGGCGTAAAGCGCTACGTGGGTAATTATCTTCAACCGACACCTTTTATGCTGCCGTTCAACATTATGGGTGAGTTCAGCCGTACCCTGGCCCTTTGTGTGCGCCTGTTCGGCAATGTCATGAGCAGCACCATGATCGGTGCCATTTTGCTGATCATCGCGCCGCTGATCGTTCCTATCCTCATGCAGCTGTTGGGGCTGTTGACGGGGATGGTGCAGGCATACATATTCGCCATTCTGGCAGCGGTTTATATCAGTGCCGGCATGGAGGTGACCGTGCCGGCACAAAAAGAAGTGCCGGCAGTCCCGACGGGCATGAGCTCGGCACGTGAAAACGCAGCCACAGGTAGCTGACCTGTCGCGAAATTGCCAATTTTAGGGGGTAATCGTATGGATACACTCGGTTGGGTCGCTTTGGCTTCAATTCTGTCGGCGGGGGTCTGCATGGGCATTGGTGCCATCGGGCCGGCTCTGGGTGAAGGGCGTGCTCTGGCCCAGGCACTAGGATCAATCGCCCAGCAGCCGGATGAGACCAGTACCATCACCCGGACCTTGTTCGTGGGCATGGCCATGGTGGAATCGACGGCCATCTATTGTTTCGTGGTGACCATGATACTGATTTTCGCCAATCCATTTTGGAAGTACTTTCTTTCAACGGCCGGAGGATAACCCGTGTTGATCGACTGGTTCACGGTCGTAGCGCAGATCGTCAATTTTCTCATCCTGATCTGGTTGCTCAACCGCTTTCTTTTCAAGCCGATCCGCGGCGCCATGGAAAGGCGGGAGAAGAAAATGGCCGATGTCTTGGGCCGGGCACGGCAGGCCGAGCAGGAGGCGCAGGCCAATTCCCTTGCGCTGGAGCGGGAGAAAGTCGCATTTGCCGAAGCCCGGGAAAAACTCATGGCCGAAGCCCGGGAAGAGGTGACGCAATGGCGGGAGACCACCATGGAAAGGGCCCGGGAAGAGGTGGAATCACTTCGTAGCGCCTGGATGGCCAGCATGTCCCGGGACCGACAGGCATTTCTCGACCGGCTCAAGCGGCAGGTGGCGCGGCAGGTGGTGCGCATCGGCGAGAAGACGCTCCGGGATCTTTCGGATCAGGGCTTGAACCAGCAGGTGCTTCGGGTTTTTATGGAAAAAATTTCCGACCAAAAAGATCTGCTGAACCATCAAGCCGCCAACCGGGAGATTGTCGTTCAGTCGGGAATTCCCCTGGATGATGAGGATGACCGCATGCTGCGGGAACGTCTTTCAAAATGGTTCCCCACGGCTACCCCAATCCGGCTGGAGGCGCATCCGCAGATAGGATTGGGAATTCAACTGGTGGTGGGCGACCGCACGGCCGCTTGGAACCTGCTCGACTATCTTCAGGACCTGGAAGTTGAGATCATGGAAAGTCTCTTTGACAATGTGCGGGTGAATTCATGAACCAGAAGTATCACAGCCTGGAAACGAGCGGGCTGGAGGACGTACTGGGCGACGTTGACCGGGCCGTCAAACAGGGGGTGGAACACTTTTTACCCGAACTGAAGACCGGGGAGGTGGGCCGCGTCCAATCGGTCGGTCAGGGGATCGCCTGGGTCGACGGTCTGGGGCAGGTACAGTTCGAGGAACAGGTGCAGGTGGGAACCCGCGTCGCCGGAATGGTGCTGGACATCCTGCCCGACCGGGTGGGGATCGTCCTCTTCGGTTCCAGCGAATCGGTATGTGCCGGAGATGAAGTGCGCCGTAGCGGCCGTGTGCTGGATGTGCCTGTGGGGAACGATTTGGTCGGTCGTGTGGTGGATCCTTTGGGCCGGCCCCTTGACGGTCGGGGCCGTCCCGACGTGGTAGACTATCGGACCGTGCTTCACGATGCCCCACGGATCATGGACCGGGCGCCGGTGGTGCGTCCGCTTCAAACCGGCCTCAAGGTGGTGGACGCCCTGATTCCCATAGGAAGGGGCCAGCGGGAGCTGATCCTGGGAGATCGCCAGACGGGGAAGACCGCGGTGGCCTTGGATGCCATGGTCAATCAGAAAGGCAAGGATGTCCTTTGCATCTACTGCGCCATCGGCCAGCG
This window harbors:
- a CDS encoding F0F1 ATP synthase subunit epsilon, whose amino-acid sequence is MKLTVFQPETVCLDESVTKVVAQGPEGAFGLRPRHLDMAAALSPGILAYWTPDGAEHFLAVNGGILVKQGETVQVATHMAVPGELGAIQAAVRRFVTDMDDRERQTRAVVARLEADFIRRFVEFGKNA
- the atpD gene encoding F0F1 ATP synthase subunit beta; its protein translation is MDPVSYQKRDEATIKGQIVSVRGNVVDLEFPESLPPIHALIRSGEDGGICIETTVHINERHVRGIALNTTAGLYRGQPVWTDGSPLMVPVGEKLLGRMFNVFGQPIDGEAAPPGLDHRSVHQAPIELARRVTSQEVFFTGIKAIDLLVPLERGGKAGLFGGAGVGKTVVITELIHNVVGKHKGMSIFCGIGERCREGEELHREMAAAGVLPNTVMVFGQMNEPPGARFRVGHTALTMAEYFRDDLGRDVLLLIDNIFRFIQAGSELSGLLGRLPSRMGYQPTMATELAELEERIASTSQAAITSIQAVYVPADDLTDPSAVHTFSHLSASIVLSRKRASEGFYPAIDLLQSRSIMLQPRILGERHYRVASEVRRTLATYEELKDIIAMLGIEELSREDRRTVHRARRLERFLTQPFFTTTQFTGLAGKLVEVEETIDGCERILNDEFSEHPESALYMIGGIGEVTR
- a CDS encoding AtpZ/AtpI family protein, yielding MPDNLSKHRKTFPDAVDNVEKRKLWAREKKKDPIWFGLGMFGVVGWAVAIPTVLCIFLGVWIDLRWPGPYSWTLMLLVAGVALGCLNAGFWVKREKHSIDREREEP
- a CDS encoding F0F1 ATP synthase subunit A, which gives rise to MQLTPDDHIWWQFGLLKVNSTILFTWAVMVLLTAGSWLISRRLQTGARMSRMQHVLEVVVHVIEQQLNEITSRRPKGLLPFLGTLFLFIAVCNFLAVVPGFEPPTGSLSTTTGLAICVFFAVPIYGIGVIGVKRYVGNYLQPTPFMLPFNIMGEFSRTLALCVRLFGNVMSSTMIGAILLIIAPLIVPILMQLLGLLTGMVQAYIFAILAAVYISAGMEVTVPAQKEVPAVPTGMSSARENAATGS
- a CDS encoding F0F1 ATP synthase subunit C gives rise to the protein MDTLGWVALASILSAGVCMGIGAIGPALGEGRALAQALGSIAQQPDETSTITRTLFVGMAMVESTAIYCFVVTMILIFANPFWKYFLSTAGG
- a CDS encoding ATP synthase subunit I, translated to MKVDGTMWGLAFLWGAFLGLLYFGGLWLTVKTALDKRRPGRWLAISAIVRLATVLSGFWIVLRMDPAAFFFTLAGFFLVRIALTRILGPESKGPHHATHP